A genomic window from Schistocerca serialis cubense isolate TAMUIC-IGC-003099 chromosome 4, iqSchSeri2.2, whole genome shotgun sequence includes:
- the LOC126474762 gene encoding piggyBac transposable element-derived protein 4-like — MSPGVQQFDGGGGDGGGAALPTATATTSLLHSVRLKRGNLYIIQLFVIMFRRGLSDAEIADLINHSDTLDNVESDSDDSECNGVFEEDEIDDSLSSDEDENDVEGVASNPAAVPYPKDSEWTAVDTYRPLPVNTTPRQILVDIDESSSVLDCSKVFLTDSDVNELKRQTNLYASQTIQKKRRGNNLKPHSVLSSWKPVTISEMRRFLGIIFHMCVSKKPKIADHWSTNPVLSCNFCPHVMSRLRFTQILSCLHLVDNSNQKKPGEDGFHPLYKVLPYYNNLKERCIQAYRPSEKVTIDEGICPFRGRVSFRVYMQNKPHKYGLKVYAVAEASSGYVVNFEVYAGKHIVDNSSSAVILRLLSDSSLLNKGHTVYLDRFYSSPELFQQLAEKGTGAVGTVNKSRKGLPKDLVSAKLKKGEMSFRRKDNVLAMKWKDKRDVYTLSTRHQATFGTHTKRNGSVVLKPLQVLDYNLNKIGVDIGDQRLQYNPFQHRTVKWWRKLYFHLLLMGVSNAFWLYNAVHRKKITITDFITVLAVQLVEDDTLEFIPRNEGTVGRLTKRHFLQHIPATTKKYAARVCHVCSSRSKKQSGKASRKETRYECEQCGVALCLEPCFKIFHTKKQYDSV, encoded by the exons ATGTCTCCTGGAGTTCAGCAgttcgatggtggtggtggtgatggtggtggtgctgCACTGCCTACAGCAACAGCTACAACATCCCTCCTACATTCAGTCAGGCTTAAGAGAGGAAA tctgtatatcattcagttgtttgtcatcatgtttcggcgcggtttatcagacgcagaaattgcggatttgatcaatcatagcgacactctggataatgtagagagtgattcagacgattctgaatgcaatggtgtgtttgaag aagacgagattgatgacagtttgtcttcagatgaagacgagaatgatgttgaaggtgttgcttcaaatccagcagctgtgccgtatccgaaagacagtgagtggactgcagttgacacctaccgacctctgcctgtcaacacgacacccaggcagatactagtggatattgatgagtcgagttctgtactggattgcagtaaagtgttccttactgacagtgacgtaaatgaactcaagagacagacaaatttgtatgcatcacagacaatacagaagaaaagaagaggaaataatctgaagccccattcagttttgagttcgtggaagccagtgactataagtgagatgaggcgtttcttgggtattattttccacatgtgtgtttcgaaaaagccaaaaattgcggaccattggagcactaatcctgttcttagttgtaacttttgtccccatgtcatgagccgtttgcgtttcactcagatactgtcatgcttgcatcttgttgacaattcaaatcagaaaaaaccaggcgaagatggatttcatccactttacaaagttttgccatattataataatttgaaggagcgatgtatccaggcatatcgtccctcagaaaaagtgacaattgatgaaggaatttgcccatttcgaggtcgtgtgagtttccgtgtttacatgcaaaataagcctcataagtatggactgaaagtatatgctgttgctgaagccagtagtggctatgttgtaaattttgaagtttatgctggtaagcatattgttgacaattcttcgtctgcagttattttgcgattgttgtctgacagcagcttgctgaacaaaggccacactgtgtatttagatcgattttattccagtccagagctatttcagcaactggcagagaaaggcactggagctgttggtactgtgaacaaatccaggaaaggattgcctaaagatttagtatctgctaagctgaaaaagggcgaaatgtcttttcggcgtaaagataatgtattggcaatgaagtggaaagataagagagatgtgtatacattgtctacaaggcatcaagcaacatttggtacgcatactaagagaaatgggtctgtagtattgaaaccacttcaggtacttgattacaacctcaataaaattggagtggatattggagaccaacgcctgcagtacaatccgttccagcacagaactgtgaaatggtggcgaaaattatatttccatttgctgcttatgggagtatcaaatgcattttggctgtacaatgcagtgcacaggaagaaaattacaataacagactttataacagtgcttgcagttcagcttgttgaagacgacacacttgaattcattccaagaaatgaaggaactgtaggtcggctaacaaagagacattttttgcagcacatacctgcaactactaagaagtatgctgctcgtgtgtgtcacgtgtgcagttccaggagcaagaaacagagtggcaaggcttctcgcaaagagacacgatacgaatgtgaacagtgtggcgttgcactctgcctggaaccttgctttaaaattttccacactaaaaaacaatatgattctgtgtga